In Rubrivirga marina, the following are encoded in one genomic region:
- a CDS encoding molybdopterin-dependent oxidoreductase, with the protein MPLPPDLVVLSGDPPNAEPLPEALTRSFRTPPDLLYVRTHGTTPEPDPATFRLVVDGLVERELSLSLADLGRFEQAEVDAVLCCAGNRRTEMHALAPTPGEEPWGAGALGNGRWSGVRLADVLAEAGVADGAAHVAFESLDTCSKNGEAFAYGSSVPLAKALAQETLLADRYEGQPLAPNHGAPLRALVPGFIGARSVKWLTRITVQAEESDNYFQRHAYKVFPPKVEKEDADWDAAPSIESLPLNSVITEPAPEVQPAPGLVAFRGYAYTGGDREIEHVEVSLDGGASWSEADLGEGSRWTWRVWTFAADLAPGAYEVVVRAHDGEREQPASVTATWNFKGYLHNAWHRRLLRIPAGPPR; encoded by the coding sequence ATGCCGCTCCCGCCCGACCTCGTCGTCCTTTCCGGGGACCCGCCCAACGCCGAGCCGCTCCCCGAGGCGCTCACGCGGTCGTTCCGGACGCCGCCCGACCTCCTGTACGTCCGTACGCACGGGACGACGCCGGAGCCCGACCCCGCGACTTTCCGGCTCGTCGTCGACGGCCTCGTCGAGCGGGAGCTGTCGCTGAGCCTGGCGGACCTGGGCCGGTTCGAGCAGGCCGAGGTCGACGCCGTCCTCTGCTGCGCGGGCAACCGACGGACCGAGATGCACGCGCTCGCGCCGACGCCGGGCGAGGAGCCCTGGGGCGCCGGCGCGCTCGGCAACGGCCGTTGGTCGGGCGTCCGCCTGGCCGACGTGCTCGCCGAGGCGGGCGTGGCCGACGGCGCGGCGCACGTCGCCTTCGAGAGCCTCGACACGTGCTCGAAAAACGGCGAGGCGTTCGCCTACGGATCGTCAGTGCCCCTCGCCAAGGCCCTCGCGCAGGAGACACTTCTGGCCGATCGCTACGAGGGCCAGCCGCTGGCGCCGAACCACGGGGCGCCGCTCCGGGCCCTCGTGCCCGGGTTCATCGGCGCGCGGAGCGTGAAGTGGCTGACGCGCATCACCGTCCAGGCCGAGGAGTCCGACAACTACTTCCAGAGGCACGCCTACAAGGTCTTCCCGCCCAAGGTGGAGAAGGAGGACGCAGACTGGGACGCCGCGCCGTCCATCGAGAGCCTTCCGCTCAACAGCGTCATCACCGAGCCCGCGCCCGAGGTCCAGCCGGCGCCGGGCCTCGTGGCCTTCCGCGGCTACGCCTACACCGGCGGCGACCGGGAGATCGAGCACGTCGAGGTCTCGCTCGACGGCGGCGCCTCGTGGTCTGAGGCCGACCTCGGCGAGGGCTCGCGCTGGACGTGGCGCGTGTGGACGTTCGCGGCGGACCTCGCGCCGGGGGCCTACGAGGTCGTCGTCCGGGCGCACGACGGCGAGCGGGAGCAGCCGGCGTCGGTCACGGCGACCTGGAATTTCAAGGGCTACCTCCACAACGCGTGGCACCGGCGGCTCCTCCGGATCCCGGCGGGCCCGCCTCGGTGA
- the uvrB gene encoding excinuclease ABC subunit UvrB: MASITRIDSPFKLSTAFQPMGDQPRAIGELTEGLFRGDPYQTLLGATGTGKTFTMANVIRNVGKPTLVISHNKTLAAQLYAEFRQFFPENAVEFFISYYDYYQPEAYIVSSDTYIEKDMAINEEIDRLRLRATSALVSGRQDVVIVASVSCIYGLGNPDEYKKRIVQVSPGQERDRDELLMELVHVFYNRNDVDFTPGTFRVRGDVVEVFPAYFEDQAYRIQFWGDEVERIARINPVTGEELSFEQDTLTIYPAKHFVTPQDQVDRAIAGIQEELRWRLAILRNDGNLVAAERLEQRTLFDIEMIKEIGYCSGIENYSRHMDGREPGTRPYCLLDYFQKNHGDDWQIVIDESHVTVPQVRGMYNGDRARKLNLVEHGFRLPSAMDNRPLTFEEFETFHHAVTFVSATPADYELETSGGVVVEQIIRPTGVLDPHVEVRPVEGQIDDLLAEIRDRVKAGGRVLVTTLTKRMAEDLTDYLDSFGVRVRYLHSDIDALERVDILRDLRLGEFDVLVGINLLREGLDLPEVNLVAILDADKEGFLRSERSLIQTAGRAARNADSLVVLYADRVTDSMARMMEETDRRRDIQRAYNEEHGITPMTVTKSIDDVRRGTAIADHKAEQDERRAKEKVSYYAGPDQLPKVADPVVKYLTDDQKRDLVAQLTREMDAAAENLEFEKAAELRDSIAQIEADLAA, translated from the coding sequence ATGGCCTCGATCACCCGCATCGACTCGCCCTTCAAGCTCTCGACGGCGTTCCAGCCGATGGGCGACCAGCCCCGCGCCATCGGCGAGCTCACCGAGGGCCTCTTCCGCGGCGACCCCTACCAGACACTCCTCGGCGCGACGGGCACCGGCAAGACGTTCACGATGGCCAACGTCATCCGCAACGTCGGCAAGCCGACGCTGGTGATCTCGCACAACAAGACGCTCGCGGCCCAGCTCTACGCCGAGTTCCGGCAGTTCTTCCCCGAGAACGCCGTCGAGTTCTTCATCTCCTACTACGACTACTACCAGCCCGAGGCCTACATCGTCTCGTCCGACACGTACATCGAGAAGGACATGGCGATCAACGAGGAGATCGACCGGCTCCGACTCCGGGCCACGTCGGCGCTCGTCTCGGGCCGGCAGGACGTGGTCATCGTGGCGTCCGTGTCGTGCATCTACGGCCTCGGCAACCCGGACGAGTACAAAAAGCGGATCGTCCAGGTCTCGCCCGGCCAGGAGCGCGACCGCGACGAGCTGCTGATGGAGCTCGTCCACGTGTTCTACAACCGGAACGACGTCGACTTCACGCCTGGCACGTTCCGCGTGCGCGGCGACGTGGTCGAGGTGTTCCCGGCCTACTTCGAGGACCAGGCCTACCGCATCCAGTTCTGGGGCGACGAGGTCGAGCGGATCGCGCGGATCAACCCGGTCACGGGCGAGGAGCTGTCGTTCGAGCAGGACACGCTCACGATCTACCCGGCCAAGCACTTCGTCACGCCGCAGGACCAAGTCGACCGCGCCATCGCCGGCATTCAGGAGGAGCTCCGCTGGCGGCTCGCCATCCTCCGCAACGACGGCAACCTCGTCGCCGCCGAGCGGCTGGAGCAGCGGACGCTCTTCGACATCGAGATGATCAAGGAGATCGGGTACTGCTCCGGGATCGAGAACTACTCGCGCCACATGGACGGTCGCGAGCCCGGCACGCGCCCGTACTGCCTCCTCGACTACTTCCAGAAGAACCACGGCGACGACTGGCAGATCGTGATCGACGAGAGCCACGTGACCGTCCCGCAGGTCCGCGGCATGTACAACGGCGACCGCGCGCGGAAGCTGAACCTCGTCGAGCACGGCTTCCGGCTGCCGAGCGCCATGGACAACCGGCCGCTGACGTTCGAGGAGTTCGAGACCTTCCACCACGCCGTCACGTTCGTCTCGGCCACGCCGGCCGACTACGAGCTCGAGACGTCGGGCGGCGTCGTGGTCGAGCAGATCATCCGGCCGACCGGCGTGCTCGACCCGCACGTGGAGGTCCGCCCCGTCGAGGGCCAGATCGACGACCTGCTGGCGGAGATTCGCGACCGCGTCAAGGCCGGCGGACGGGTGCTGGTCACCACGCTCACGAAGCGGATGGCCGAGGACCTCACCGACTACCTCGACAGCTTCGGCGTCCGCGTCCGGTACCTCCACTCCGACATCGACGCGCTCGAGCGGGTCGACATCCTCCGGGACCTCCGCCTCGGCGAGTTCGACGTGCTCGTCGGCATCAACCTGCTCCGCGAGGGCCTCGACCTGCCCGAGGTCAACCTCGTGGCCATCCTCGACGCCGACAAGGAGGGGTTCCTCCGCTCGGAGCGGTCCTTGATCCAGACCGCCGGCCGCGCCGCCCGCAACGCCGACTCCCTCGTCGTCCTCTACGCCGACCGCGTGACGGACTCGATGGCGCGCATGATGGAGGAGACCGACCGCCGCCGCGACATCCAGCGGGCCTACAACGAGGAGCACGGGATCACGCCGATGACGGTTACGAAGTCGATCGACGACGTCCGCCGCGGCACGGCCATCGCCGACCACAAGGCGGAGCAGGACGAGCGCCGGGCCAAGGAGAAGGTGAGCTACTACGCCGGCCCCGACCAGCTCCCGAAGGTCGCGGACCCCGTCGTGAAGTACCTCACGGACGACCAGAAGCGGGACCTCGTGGCCCAGCTCACGCGCGAGATGGACGCGGCGGCGGAGAACCTCGAGTTCGAGAAGGCCGCCGAGCTCCGCGACTCGATCGCCCAGATCGAGGCCGATCTCGCCGCCTGA
- a CDS encoding S41 family peptidase, with the protein MPPLDRLALTLVLAALAVVPAAAQETLLLRQPTLSATHVAFAHGGDLWIADRAGGDARRLTSTPAVESGPHFSPDGEWVAFTSDRSGVPAVYVVPAAGGDPTRLTWYPEPSEARGWTPDGARVLYASSRETAPVGFNRLWTVSPDGGPSELLPAPWGNDGAYSPDGQRVIVDRVTRWDEEWRAYRGGQNTPLTILDLGSLAETRLPNERTTDVHPVWLGDTVYFLSDRDWTMNVWSYEPATGALRQRTEFEGADVKWLGAGPDALVFEREGRLHTLDPASGDVRTLSVTVRGDFPWAATRWEDVTSSVESVSLSPTGQRAVMEARGEVFTVPVEHGDARNLTRSSGAADRAPLWSPKGDQVAWFSDAGGDGYGLMLADQDGLGEPRWIDIGESKMAWEPAWSPDGARLAFVDDDVRVRVVDLASGRVRTVDVGGTNIERGRLGLTWSPDSEWLAYAKTAPNNFRRVTVWSAATGETHALTDPLADAFAPAWDRDGRHLYLLASTDVALGSGWANTSSMRADPEYAAYVMVLRAGDPTPFVLRSDEEPVEEAVGEDTEAEETTVEAGPPAEAPDEAGGDEAEDEVEVQIDLDRLDRRTLALPMPEADYVTTMAGPAGTVFLAENAPSSPGLTLHKFSLEEREATPFLTGVRFASVSADGSKILARTGPGWTVADTGGPSGDGGTDVRVQLRMELDRQAEWRQMFDEAWAYERDFFYDPDHHGRDWDAVYDRYAPLLPHVRHRADLTYLLDQVNGELSVGHSFVFGGDYPAVDTVRVGVLGADLERDRGGWRIARIYTSESWNPGLRAPLDQPGLDVEEGDYLVGVEGEPLAAADDPYRLLDGTAGRQTVLHVNDRPGMEGARQVLVEPTESETGLRQRAWVEDNRRRVDELSDGRLAYVWVPNTGGPGVVSFDRYYFAQQDKEGAVIDERFNGGGLLDDYMVDLMTRRLRAAVTNEVPGGAAFRLPAGILGPKVLLINERAGSGGDFFPWVFRQQNAGPLVGTRTWGGLVKSSVHYGLVDGGALTAPDNAVFDPIQRRWIGENEGISPDVEVLLDARSVAAGRDPQLERAVDVALELLEEEPTPTVTPPPYSTPAVRPRD; encoded by the coding sequence GTGCCTCCTCTCGACCGCCTCGCGCTCACCCTCGTTCTCGCCGCGCTCGCCGTCGTCCCGGCCGCGGCCCAGGAGACGCTCCTCCTCCGCCAGCCGACGCTGAGTGCGACGCACGTCGCGTTCGCCCACGGCGGCGACCTCTGGATCGCCGACCGCGCCGGCGGCGACGCGCGCCGCCTGACGAGCACGCCGGCCGTCGAGTCCGGCCCGCATTTCTCGCCGGATGGGGAGTGGGTCGCGTTCACGTCGGACCGGTCCGGCGTCCCGGCCGTCTACGTCGTCCCGGCCGCGGGCGGCGACCCGACGCGCCTGACGTGGTACCCGGAGCCATCCGAGGCCCGTGGATGGACGCCCGACGGCGCCCGCGTGCTCTACGCGTCGTCGCGGGAGACGGCGCCGGTCGGGTTCAACCGGCTCTGGACCGTCTCGCCCGACGGCGGGCCGTCGGAGCTCCTGCCCGCGCCGTGGGGCAACGACGGCGCTTACAGCCCGGACGGCCAGCGGGTCATCGTCGACCGCGTGACGCGTTGGGACGAGGAGTGGCGCGCCTACCGCGGCGGCCAGAACACGCCGCTGACGATCCTCGACCTCGGGTCGCTCGCCGAGACGCGCCTGCCCAACGAGCGGACCACCGACGTCCACCCGGTCTGGCTCGGCGACACGGTCTACTTCCTCTCCGACCGCGACTGGACGATGAACGTGTGGTCGTACGAGCCGGCCACCGGCGCCCTCCGCCAGCGGACCGAGTTCGAGGGCGCCGACGTGAAGTGGCTGGGTGCGGGGCCCGACGCCCTTGTGTTCGAACGGGAGGGCCGGCTCCACACGCTCGACCCCGCCTCGGGCGACGTGCGGACCCTCTCGGTCACGGTCCGCGGCGACTTCCCGTGGGCCGCGACGCGCTGGGAGGACGTGACGAGCAGCGTCGAGTCCGTCTCGCTCTCGCCGACGGGCCAGCGGGCCGTCATGGAGGCGCGCGGCGAGGTGTTCACCGTCCCCGTCGAGCACGGGGACGCCCGCAACCTCACGCGGTCGTCCGGCGCCGCCGACCGCGCGCCGCTGTGGTCGCCGAAGGGGGACCAGGTCGCGTGGTTCTCCGACGCCGGCGGTGACGGCTACGGGCTGATGCTCGCCGACCAGGACGGCCTCGGCGAGCCCCGGTGGATCGACATCGGCGAGTCGAAGATGGCGTGGGAGCCAGCGTGGTCGCCCGACGGCGCGCGCCTCGCGTTCGTCGACGACGACGTCCGGGTCCGCGTGGTGGACCTGGCCTCCGGCCGCGTGCGGACGGTCGACGTGGGCGGGACGAACATCGAGCGCGGCCGCCTCGGGCTGACGTGGTCGCCGGACTCGGAGTGGCTGGCCTACGCGAAGACGGCGCCCAACAACTTCCGCCGGGTCACGGTGTGGTCGGCCGCGACGGGAGAGACGCACGCCCTCACCGACCCCCTCGCGGACGCGTTCGCGCCGGCCTGGGACCGCGACGGCCGCCACCTCTACCTCCTCGCGAGCACCGACGTCGCCCTGGGCTCCGGCTGGGCCAACACGAGCTCGATGCGCGCCGACCCCGAGTACGCGGCCTACGTCATGGTCCTCCGCGCCGGCGACCCGACGCCGTTCGTCCTCCGCAGCGACGAGGAGCCGGTCGAGGAGGCCGTCGGCGAGGACACCGAGGCCGAGGAGACGACCGTCGAGGCGGGCCCGCCTGCGGAGGCGCCCGACGAGGCGGGGGGCGACGAAGCGGAGGACGAGGTCGAGGTCCAGATCGACCTCGACCGGCTCGACCGCCGGACGCTGGCGCTCCCGATGCCTGAGGCCGACTACGTGACGACGATGGCGGGGCCGGCCGGGACTGTGTTCCTCGCCGAGAACGCGCCCTCGTCGCCCGGCCTCACGCTCCACAAGTTCTCGCTGGAGGAGCGCGAGGCGACCCCGTTCCTCACCGGCGTCCGCTTCGCGTCGGTCTCGGCCGATGGGTCCAAGATCCTCGCCCGGACCGGCCCCGGTTGGACCGTCGCCGACACGGGCGGGCCGTCGGGCGACGGCGGTACGGACGTCCGCGTCCAACTCCGGATGGAGCTCGACCGCCAGGCCGAGTGGCGTCAGATGTTCGACGAGGCGTGGGCCTACGAGCGCGACTTCTTCTACGACCCGGACCACCACGGCCGCGACTGGGACGCCGTCTACGACCGCTACGCCCCGCTCCTCCCGCACGTACGCCACCGGGCCGACCTGACGTACCTCCTCGACCAGGTCAACGGCGAGCTCTCGGTCGGCCACAGCTTCGTGTTCGGCGGCGATTACCCGGCCGTCGATACGGTCCGCGTGGGCGTCCTCGGGGCGGACCTGGAGCGGGACCGCGGCGGCTGGCGGATCGCGCGGATCTACACGTCGGAGAGCTGGAACCCCGGCCTCCGCGCGCCGCTCGACCAGCCCGGCCTCGACGTCGAAGAGGGCGACTACCTCGTCGGCGTCGAGGGCGAGCCCCTCGCTGCGGCCGACGACCCGTACCGCCTGCTCGACGGGACGGCCGGCCGCCAGACGGTCCTCCACGTCAACGACCGGCCCGGGATGGAGGGCGCGCGCCAGGTCCTCGTGGAGCCGACCGAGAGCGAGACCGGCCTCCGCCAGCGGGCCTGGGTCGAGGACAACCGCCGCCGCGTCGACGAGCTCTCCGACGGCCGCCTCGCCTACGTCTGGGTGCCCAATACGGGCGGCCCGGGCGTCGTCTCGTTCGACCGGTACTACTTCGCGCAGCAGGACAAGGAGGGCGCCGTGATCGACGAGCGGTTCAACGGCGGCGGCCTCCTCGACGACTACATGGTGGACCTCATGACGCGCCGGCTCCGGGCGGCCGTGACCAACGAGGTGCCCGGCGGGGCCGCCTTCCGCCTGCCGGCCGGCATCCTCGGCCCGAAGGTCCTCCTCATCAACGAGCGCGCGGGCTCCGGCGGCGACTTCTTCCCGTGGGTGTTCCGTCAGCAGAACGCCGGCCCGCTCGTCGGCACGCGGACGTGGGGCGGCCTCGTCAAGTCGTCGGTCCACTACGGCCTCGTCGACGGCGGCGCGCTGACGGCGCCCGACAACGCCGTCTTCGACCCCATCCAGCGGCGCTGGATCGGCGAGAACGAGGGGATCTCACCGGACGTCGAGGTGCTCCTCGACGCGCGGTCCGTCGCCGCCGGGCGCGACCCCCAGCTCGAGCGGGCGGTCGACGTCGCGCTCGAGCTCCTGGAGGAGGAGCCCACGCCGACGGTCACGCCGCCCCCCTACTCGACGCCGGCCGTCCGCCCCCGCGACTGA